The region GGAACTGAGATACTAAAGTCATCGAGTCCCTGGGATAAGAGAGAGTCTGCGAGTGCCTGAAAAAAAGATGGAGACATCCATGATGTGAGGTTCGCTATTGGAGGAAGTTACAGATAATATTTTACACAGAGGTTTGAGGTTCGGACGCCCCTCACGCACCTCAACATCTTGATTGCTGCTGCTCAGAGCTCCTTGTATTGCTGCGATCAGGGCATCCTTCTCCCGCAGAGCGGAGAGGCGCAGAGCATCCTGAGAGGCTGCGGAGCGATTTGCAGAGTCCAGAGCCACCTCCAACCTCTGAATGGTGAAGTCCTTCTCTCCCAGGATGTCACGCAGAGCCTCCATGATTAAATAGAAGATAGCATTAGAAAAGCTGGGAGACAACCCCTGAGGGAACGACAGCGGTGATAGTGGTCACACTGGGCGTCAGCTAGTATGTTTTTGTAGCAGAGGAAACAAGAAGAATCCTAAATGAATATAGTCGGAATATAGATACTCGATGCAATGATTGATTGGCAGGATTCCAGTGCTGAAAGGCAATGCCAGAGTTATAGACCCGCCCCCGAGGAGCCACTCACAGTTATGATGTCCTGATTGTCACGAAGAACCTTCGAGAGATGTGCGATGTCATCCTCTCTCGCTGTCAGTTCTTCCTGCAGACGTTTCTGTTCTGTTTCTCTTTGGCGTTTGAGTAAGGCCAGCTCATCCCCTTCTCTCTGCTCAGACAGGTCACAGTGTCAGAACTCGAGAAAAGGCCCTAAGAAATCAGATCTTATGGATCTACTAGGATCACCGGGGCAGAATTCTCTCTATAGAGCTGGATGGATTGTTAATTTAATGGCCTTTCTTCCTACTAACATATTTGCTCTGCATTAATGCACcaatatgtaatgtatgtacacagtgaatgcaccagcagaatagtgagtgcagctctggagtataatacaggatataactcaggatcagtaatgtatgtacacagtgactgcaccagcagaatagtgagtgcagctctggggtataatacaggatgtaactcaggatcagtaatgtatgtacacagtgactgcaccagcagaatagtgagtgcagctctggggtataatacaggatgtaactcaggaccagtaatataatgtatgtacacagtgactgcaccaacagaatagtgagtgcagctctgaggtataatacaggatgtaactcaggatcagtaatgtaatgtatgtacacagtgactgcaccagcagaatagtgagtgcagctctggggtataatacaggatataactcaggatcagtaatgtaatggatgtacacagtgactgcaccagcagaatagtgagtgcagctctggagtataatacaggatgtaactcaggatcagtaatgtaaagtatgtacacagtgactgcaccagcagaatagtgagtgcagctctggggtataatgcaggatgtaacccagaatcagtaatgtatgtacacagtgactgcaccagcagaatagtgagtgcagctctggggtataatgcaggatgagtGATGTAATGCTATTTCTCCTCTATCATTTGCAGATTGATGTCACTGTTTCGCCTTATCCTCATTCAGGACGCAGCAGGATGTATCTTATAGTTTATTAGTGACAATTCAGACATTAAACAATTATAATTTCAGTAACACTGATCAGTCAGTGTCTGTGCTTCCTTCTCCTCCGCCTTCTGCTGCTGGGGCTCATGTCCCCCTGTCGTGGTCTCTAATTTGGGGTCATTATTAGTCACCTGTATCTGATCTTCTCGCGCTCTTAACTTCTCAACAAAGTCTGTAATAAGTTCCCCCGATGGGTCACAGGCTCCAGGGAGCGCCAGCAGCAAAGTCAGGGAGTCCTGAGGATTAGAGGACAGGTGCCAGTGAGCCAGAACATGGTTCCATAGCCCACCCTAGGATAGACCTGCCCGGATGCCCACCTCCAGGAACTCCTCCTTCAGCGTCAGTCTTTTGATCAAATCTCGGATTAGTTCCTGCTGTTCGATCATTTGGTCCTGGAAGGGAAGGAGCCAGAGTAAAACCAAAGCTCCAGTAAGTGCAGGGAGATGTAACACTACagccttagtctacgttcacatttgcggtctgcgccgcagcatcgccgcatgcgtcatgcgcccctatatttaacatgggggcgcatggacatgcgttgcacttgcgttttgcgccgcatgcgtcccacgcgtccgggcgcaggggacgcagcaagttgcatttttgctgcgtccaaaatcaaccaagaaaaggacgcatgcgtcgcaaaacgcagcgttttgcatgcgtttttgtttgcgttgtgcgttgcgtcgccgacgctgcggcgcacaacgcaaatgtgaacgtagccttaaaggggaGGTGCCCTAAAGACCAGACTGTTATATACCCCATTATGGAGAGTCTGTATAAACAACCACATGCCGAGAATGGCTTTCCTTAGAAATATTCAGGATGGAAACAGGACTTGGGTTATCGCAGACTCTGATGTGAccacctctttaaaaaaaaaaaaaaagaaagaagtttTTCTAGCTTCACTTTCTAGATATTTATATTGTAGGtcacgtcacagctcacctcctcctcctgtacaatgactgataacacctctatatacagtagataacacaggatccaccattcacaataggtgatgttacagctcacctcctcctcctgtacaatgactgataacacctctatatacagtagataacacaggattcaccatacacaataggtgatatcacagctcaccttttacccctgtacaatgactgataacacctctatatatagagtagataacaggatccacaattcacaataggtggtcacagctcacctcctcctcctcctgtacaatgaccgataacacctctatatacacagtagataacacaggatccaccatacacaataggtgatatcacagctcacctcctcctcctgtacaatgagtgataacacctctatatacagtagataacacaggatccaccatacacaataggtgatatcacagctcacctcctcctcctgtacaatgagtgataacacctctatatacagtagataacacaggatccaccattcacaataggtgatgttacagctcacctcctcctcctcctgtacaatgaccgataacacctctatatacacagtagataacacaggatccaccatacacaataggtgatatcacagctcaccttctacccctgtacaatgactgataacacctctatatacagtagataacacaggatccaccatacacaataggtgatgtcacagttcccctcctccccctcctgtataatgactgatgccCCACAGGATGACATCACATTGTGGATTTAGGATCATTATGACCACGGACACAGCAGCAGTGTCGCCGTTCACACGTTGGGTTCTTACCTGCTGCCGTGACTCAGTGCCGCCGTTCTGCGCCATCTTCAGCTGGGTCTGCAGCCTGCTTATGGTCTCCCGGATGTGGAGGGAACGAGACGTCTGAGTCTTGAAgacctggaattcagatgggaaagGAATATGGAGATAAGAAGTATAAAGTGTATGATCATTAATATCAGAGAAGAGGCCTACAGGACGAGTGATGAATGTCTGACCATAGCGGACGAGTGATGAATGTCTGACCATAGCGGACGAGTGATGAATGTCTGACCATAGCGGACAAGTGATGAATGTCTGACCACAGCGGACAAGTGATGAATGTCTGACCACAGCGGACGAGTGATGAATGTCTGACCATAGCGGACGAGTGACGAATGTCTGACCATAGCGGACGAGTGACGAATGTCTGACCATAGCGGACGAGTGACGAATGTCTGACCACCTGGGGACCTGTCTTATGGCAGAATCCTAGCAGCCCTTTCACACAGACCAAACTCCCATTACAGGTCATTGGCCCATGGTAGAGATCGGCAGACGCTCATTCATTCATGGGCAGATTGCGTCTTCTGTGCTGCCTAAAAGTCATTGTTGTCGGCAACACAACTTCTACTACACAGGTGGACAGTCTCGCAGTCCTTCCACCATTCCTCAACACTAGCCAACATGAGTATATTAATGGCCGGGCAATAAAACGTTCATTGTCATCGAGGGCGAAACACCCTGCACATTACCGTTGTCTGCACATTTACTGGAATGACTCCGGTTTACTAGGGCGCCTCATTCCTCACCGTACATTATACAAGGGACATTCCTCTCGGATCAGGGTATATATAGATATAAGATGCAGGTGGACTCCCTCTTAAATGCCTCGCGCCTCAGTCACCGGCTCCGGAGTGTTGACCGTCACCGATATTGACTCATCTCTCCGATATGTTACCTCCATTAATAGGGCAATTATAAAGAGGTGGCATATGCCAATCACACTCAGGCACACGTGCAGTTTTCTCCCCTGTAATTCCACAGATTATATTGTGGCACACCGGGTGGAGTTAGACCTGCCATTGCTTAGATTATACAGATTGTCTGGAGTAATGTTTGCCTTTGGCCGGGACACGCCCGAGACATCTGTACTTTGTTGTGAAGGGCAGCCATAGTTGGGCTGATAAAATATTGCTGCCTGCCCATGGACTGACTAGACTGACCAGCCGAGTCACCACCAGGCTTTCCTTCACCCAGGGCAAGAGTTAATTTCCGTGCCCTCATTTCTTGGCTTGTTGGTGCCGTTCCTTGCACCTAGAACATCAGGAACCAACGTGATCTCCCTGGTGTCACGATGGGCGAAATCCATGCTCAACACTTCTAAAACCACTAAATCCACAAAGAATATGGTAGAAAAGTGATGCCACTTATCAGAGAAGAGGAGGTAATCAAGATGCTTCAATTTTTATTGGTAGGTGAACGTAACAATACCTTTCAGGATTACCCTTGATTGGATTTACCAATGAGTAAAGATTGAATCATCTTCACATAGAATGATTTGGTTTCTCTAGATAACTGGAGTCACTcttctaccatttttttttttcactaataatACCAAAGGTGTACCTCATGAAAAAACTAGGACAACAGTGTTCACAGTTTTATGCACAAGGTCAGGTTGGTGACCAAGCCTCATGTGACGTTACTGGATGGCGGGCAGAACGGAACACTGCCCTGGTCCGGCTGCCACATAGGACCAAACTGGATGCCGGACCAGGATAGTTTGAGTCTTGCTCATCTCTTTGCACCTTCCATTAGCCACCGAGCCCGTGAAACACTATCAACTCTCGAGAAGGTCACATGGTCACAGGTGTGCTCATACTCTAACATACCCATCTATTATCACGTACCTCAGGTCCAATGCCCATGTAAGCATCGATGTCTCGCACAGGTTCTACGACCTGCGGCCTCTCGTAGTCCTCTTCAATATGCATCTCCACATTTCCTGCCGTCACTCTCTGTTGACCCCTGATGGGTATCTTGCTTTTTGTTGGTGTTTTAATAGGACTATACTTAATTTCCTTTAAGCTTTTCAACACTTCTCCCACCATCGGCTTGGGTAAAGAAAATGACGAAGGAGGAGATGAGGCTAAAGGAGACTTTGCTTCCCAAAACACTACTCCATCTCCTTCTTCACCAGCATAAGAAAGAGAATCCAAAGAAGAGGCAGATAAGGAGAGGAGGGAACCCTTACTGCTGGTGCTCTCTCCACCAACACTCCCTAGAGATTTGCTCCTTAGAAGAACCGAGCCATCATCTTCGCTTCGGCCGAGCTTCTTCCTCCGAGGGACGGTACACACAGACTCGTAATTGGCATCAGAAACTCTCCAGGAGGAACAAGAATGGCACTTCTCGCCCCTGATGCAACGAGAGCAGCCCCTGTGATGGTCGTCCCACCAGCTCTCATGCTCCCACATTGAGCGGTCATGGTCCAGAAGATTTTGGTAAGATTTTGAAGGGGTTCCCGAAGACAAAGAACCCAAAGAACTATGCAAGGACACCGGGCGGTCCGTAAAAGGAGATGTTGGACATGAATTTTGGTATCCTGGAGAAAGGGAATTATTCCGAGACTTAGAGTAACCAGGAGATCTGAGATCATTATAAGAACCCCGATACCCATAGGCATTACGGTCTTGCAGATGCCCAACGTACTCCGGTACTGGAAGCCCCCAGGCCCTGGCGTGAATAGTACGTAGGGTAAACGAAAGCTTCTCCTTCTCCTTCACCAGGCGGATAGACCTCTGCTCATACAGCTCACGCATACGAGACAACACCTGGTCATAGCGGTGGTAGACATTCAGTGAGTGGCAGCACTTTCCGCAGATGAACTCCGCATCTTCCGGCCTCCCTTTCCCTTTTCCCGATCTGGGGGATGATCCAGGTGGATTGCGGAGAACTTGGGTCCCTAATACATGGGAAAATAAGGCCGGGAGAGATCCGGAGCCCCCGAAGAGCCACTTACGACGTGATCCACGAAGTTGTGAGGAACAGAGGCGGCAAAGATCAGACATATCTAGAAGAGGAAACCGAGAAATAAtactaaaaacaattttttttaaaaaaataaaaaaattattttatcccTGAGGGACCTGATGCTCAGAGTTTTACATGTCACCGGCTGAATGTTTCGCACACAACATACAAGGGGAGCGTGTCCACGTTTTCACGGCACTGACTCATCTGTCACACACCCTGCAGGGAGGGAAGGCGAGGAGGAGgccggcggcagcagcagcagccagggaTTACCAGATTGTTCCACTGATACTTTCTCCTAAAACTTTTTCTCATTTCCCGTGACCCCAGATCCTCTGCTAGACAAGACCCTCTGCTATTCCCCTACAgctgctccagtctgtcctctgccAACCAGTAAGTCACCGCCACCACCCCCGCTGTCACCACCACCATCCCAGTCGTCACCACCCACCTGCGCTGTAGCTGGCACTGACGAGGCCTCTAGGTCTCCTTGCACTTGCAGAACTAGTCACAGCTTCTTCCAAAGCTCCTATGCCCCCATGGCAGCCTGGTGTCCAGAAGTGAGAGCTCAGGAGGACAGGACCCTCCTCTGCCAGCTCACCTCTCCTTCCAGGAAACTCCCCAGAGGGAGGAGTGGAGGTGTGCACCCAGGACACTACCTGACTTAACCCTTTCAAGGTAGAAACACCTGAAACAAaggtgtatttgttttttttttttccaggcttGCTACAATGTATACATTTTCTTCTCCCCCTTCACCCCCATACACACCGACGAGACTCATAGCAACAAATGGAAAATATTTGCCATGTGAACTCCctggcatttagagggttaaagagCAGCTTTGTGAGATTATACTGGAAATAGCTCCTCTAATCTCCAGCAGAACACCACCACCACCTCTCCTAGGAGAAACGCGgcacactacaagtcccagcatgtccaTGTCCAGAACTGGAGCTCGGATAATATTTAGCGCAACCCTCCCTTCCCCCATATCATGggataaaaacttttttttgctccGGAGCGGAAAGAGTTAAAGGGATTTTGCAAATgaggattttttttgttttctttggctGGAGCTTTCACCTGCACAGGTTATTATGGGGGGATAGTAACAC is a window of Ranitomeya variabilis isolate aRanVar5 chromosome 2, aRanVar5.hap1, whole genome shotgun sequence DNA encoding:
- the LOC143806116 gene encoding uncharacterized protein LOC143806116, coding for MSDLCRLCSSQLRGSRRKWLFGGSGSLPALFSHVLGTQVLRNPPGSSPRSGKGKGRPEDAEFICGKCCHSLNVYHRYDQVLSRMRELYEQRSIRLVKEKEKLSFTLRTIHARAWGLPVPEYVGHLQDRNAYGYRGSYNDLRSPGYSKSRNNSLSPGYQNSCPTSPFTDRPVSLHSSLGSLSSGTPSKSYQNLLDHDRSMWEHESWWDDHHRGCSRCIRGEKCHSCSSWRVSDANYESVCTVPRRKKLGRSEDDGSVLLRSKSLGSVGGESTSSKGSLLSLSASSLDSLSYAGEEGDGVVFWEAKSPLASSPPSSFSLPKPMVGEVLKSLKEIKYSPIKTPTKSKIPIRGQQRVTAGNVEMHIEEDYERPQVVEPVRDIDAYMGIGPEVFKTQTSRSLHIRETISRLQTQLKMAQNGGTESRQQDQMIEQQELIRDLIKRLTLKEEFLEDSLTLLLALPGACDPSGELITDFVEKLRAREDQIQREGDELALLKRQRETEQKRLQEELTAREDDIAHLSKVLRDNQDIITALRDILGEKDFTIQRLEVALDSANRSAASQDALRLSALREKDALIAAIQGALSSSNQDVEALADSLLSQGLDDFSISVPGLSAPNPLVSQIQEKGRLLSQAHTENQRQSVQHQRDIQDLLNALNESQTLLQEQLRHCKKRLQDGAQEQKMLRESLRVKEGEVQEERRRHNADRHQVQAKLLQLQDSGREKDRTTKKLLQDAENRDQIIKKLQERLSLGGGIMGTL